In Aliamphritea ceti, a single window of DNA contains:
- a CDS encoding cytochrome c oxidase subunit 3, producing MNAQAEIQMKQLPGDFAIWLFILAELSVFALFFILYAITRARFPEMFAEGQAQLNVLAGVGNTLALLTSSWFVVRAQQKVHAGQKGGNVFLTLALVSACVYLWIKSAEYQHSVALGFDLSTNDFYFFYYGLTAFHMFHVILGMLILMLLMLQNWRGKYRSGRMNEFESGACYWHMVDLLWLVLFPLVYIL from the coding sequence ATGAACGCGCAGGCTGAAATTCAGATGAAGCAGTTGCCCGGAGATTTTGCCATTTGGCTGTTTATTCTTGCCGAACTGAGTGTGTTCGCGCTGTTCTTTATTTTGTATGCGATTACCCGGGCACGTTTTCCTGAAATGTTTGCAGAAGGCCAGGCGCAGTTGAATGTACTGGCGGGTGTGGGCAATACGCTGGCATTGCTAACTAGCAGCTGGTTTGTGGTGCGTGCGCAACAGAAAGTACATGCAGGTCAGAAGGGCGGTAATGTTTTTCTGACACTGGCGCTGGTCTCTGCCTGTGTATATCTGTGGATTAAAAGTGCGGAGTACCAGCATTCAGTTGCGCTGGGATTTGACCTCAGCACTAACGATTTTTACTTTTTTTACTACGGCCTGACAGCTTTTCATATGTTCCACGTCATTCTGGGCATGCTGATTTTAATGTTACTGATGCTGCAAAACTGGCGAGGGAAGTACCGTAGTGGGCGTATGAACGAGTTCGAAAGCGGAGCCTGTTACTGGCACATGGTGGATCTTCTCTGGTTAGTCCTCTTTCCTTTGGTATACATCTTATGA
- a CDS encoding nitric oxide reductase activation protein NorD — translation MEERVGQVWDRWITKLAYQGYPEAAVQLDDVKAALGVFYRGLGGDSGLTISATTPTLHRARRNWLHRVAGTGSKVELAWYDERCLYLPQRLDVYPQADLNRELYFWLAALAGTPASADVHRGMNWLVDNQQRCLQTLSLYPGLKPRYQRLVEAFIARRDPAELKHGGQAAVLSVVYQALRDPGSVTQLPADDFAPDPVPLWLHPNPPRAEGLHSEDNGKDRDSSQGQSKEGEQRRRQAERVEKPEENGTTLGVRHEADLFSYAEFCQMDRGCDDEDDLDQAESIANDIDRMAVTQDSTPVASRIKFDLDLPSALEDDIPLGEGIRYPEWDYKRQVLLPDYSCIVPMESRNAKACDLPGHLQTTARRLRRQFEMLTNRSVRLRSQYDGDELDIDAYLQHRSARATGRGDDGRLYSQKRQLQRDLSCLLLADLSLSTDAWVGTRNPGEDCQVIDVIRDSLYLFSESLHASEDQFAIHGFSSRRREHVRFNCLKDFGETYNDSVRGRIADISPGFYTRMGAAIRHASALLAKQPAEKKLLLIVTDGKPNDLDRYEGRHGIEDTRKAIQEARCQGLVPFCITIDEQANQYLPYLFGRQGYTFIHRATELPKKLPQLYLKLTGKLLEH, via the coding sequence ATGGAAGAGCGGGTTGGTCAGGTATGGGACAGGTGGATCACTAAACTGGCGTATCAGGGGTATCCTGAGGCGGCAGTTCAGCTGGATGATGTTAAAGCTGCGTTGGGTGTCTTCTACCGTGGCTTAGGCGGTGACAGTGGTCTGACGATCAGTGCTACGACACCGACATTGCACCGTGCCCGCCGTAACTGGCTGCACCGGGTCGCCGGCACCGGCAGTAAAGTAGAGCTGGCCTGGTATGACGAACGTTGTCTTTACCTGCCACAACGTCTGGATGTTTATCCACAGGCAGATCTGAACCGGGAACTGTATTTCTGGCTGGCGGCGCTGGCTGGTACACCAGCGTCTGCCGACGTACACCGAGGCATGAACTGGCTGGTGGATAATCAGCAACGCTGCTTACAGACTTTATCCTTGTATCCCGGCTTAAAACCCCGTTATCAGCGCTTAGTGGAGGCCTTTATAGCACGTCGTGATCCGGCTGAACTGAAACATGGCGGTCAGGCTGCTGTGTTGTCGGTAGTCTATCAGGCATTACGTGACCCTGGTTCTGTCACTCAGTTACCTGCTGATGACTTTGCGCCCGATCCGGTGCCGCTGTGGTTGCATCCTAATCCACCTCGCGCGGAAGGTCTGCATAGTGAAGATAATGGCAAAGACCGGGATTCTTCTCAGGGGCAAAGTAAGGAAGGTGAACAGCGCCGCCGTCAGGCTGAGCGGGTAGAAAAACCGGAAGAAAATGGCACAACGCTGGGGGTACGGCATGAGGCGGATTTGTTCTCATATGCAGAGTTTTGCCAGATGGACCGCGGTTGTGATGATGAAGACGATCTGGATCAGGCTGAGTCGATCGCCAATGATATCGATAGAATGGCGGTCACCCAGGACAGCACACCAGTTGCCAGCCGTATCAAGTTTGATTTAGACCTGCCTTCTGCACTGGAAGATGATATTCCGCTGGGCGAGGGGATCCGTTACCCGGAATGGGATTATAAGCGTCAGGTTTTGTTACCGGATTACAGTTGTATTGTGCCGATGGAGAGCCGTAATGCTAAGGCATGTGATTTACCGGGACACCTGCAAACCACAGCCCGGCGGCTGCGTCGTCAGTTTGAAATGCTGACCAACCGTTCAGTTCGTTTGCGTAGTCAGTACGACGGTGACGAACTGGATATTGACGCTTATCTCCAGCACCGTAGCGCACGGGCCACCGGTCGAGGTGATGACGGTCGTTTGTATAGCCAGAAGCGGCAGTTGCAGCGGGATTTGTCATGCCTGCTGCTGGCCGATTTATCATTATCCACAGATGCCTGGGTTGGTACCCGTAACCCCGGCGAGGACTGTCAGGTTATTGATGTGATCCGTGACAGCTTGTACCTGTTTTCTGAAAGTTTGCATGCCAGTGAAGATCAGTTTGCCATTCACGGATTTTCATCCCGCCGGCGGGAGCATGTGCGCTTTAATTGTTTGAAAGACTTTGGTGAAACCTACAATGACAGTGTTCGGGGTCGTATTGCGGATATCTCGCCGGGATTTTATACCCGGATGGGGGCTGCGATCCGTCACGCTTCAGCCCTGTTAGCGAAACAGCCTGCAGAGAAAAAGTTGCTGTTGATTGTTACTGACGGTAAGCCCAATGACCTTGACCGCTATGAAGGGCGGCACGGCATTGAAGATACCCGTAAAGCTATTCAGGAGGCTCGCTGTCAGGGGCTGGTACCTTTCTGTATCACTATTGATGAGCAGGCTAATCAGTACCTGCCATATCTGTTTGGTCGGCAGGGATATACTTTTATCCACAGAGCCACCGAACTGCCTAAGAAACTTCCGCAGCTGTATCTGAAACTTACCGGTAAATTACTGGAACACTGA
- a CDS encoding cytochrome C oxidase subunit IV family protein, with amino-acid sequence MSESRLSDCIWILLILVTVAMAYFGENSVVTFVAVVLILSASAVKAFCVVDYFMGLRKAPRVWRFMLLAYAPVIGVIVSVTYLF; translated from the coding sequence ATGAGCGAATCACGTTTGTCGGACTGTATCTGGATATTATTGATTTTGGTCACGGTCGCCATGGCATATTTCGGCGAGAATAGTGTAGTTACCTTTGTAGCAGTTGTGCTGATTCTGTCTGCCAGTGCGGTTAAAGCATTTTGTGTTGTGGATTACTTCATGGGGTTGAGAAAAGCCCCGCGGGTATGGCGTTTTATGTTACTGGCATACGCTCCGGTGATTGGGGTGATTGTGAGTGTGACTTATCTGTTTTGA
- a CDS encoding CbbQ/NirQ/NorQ/GpvN family protein — protein sequence MNNLTTIDTSAAGSTAFYQPQGNEEALFMHAYEHQLPVLLKGPTGCGKTRFISYMADKLGLPLHTVACHDDLSASDLVGRHLIGDGDTIWSDGPLTRAVREGGICYLDEVVEARKDTTVVIHPLTDDRRILPIDRTGEVLEAPDNFMLIVSYNPGYQNVLKGMKPSTRQRFLSMSFDYLPSAEEAAVIVHETGVDQTIADRLVALANSLRELKDQDLEEGASTRLLMYTATLIAAGFEPLQACRAGMIEPLTDDAQTIVGLMELVQATFGTE from the coding sequence ATGAATAATCTGACAACAATTGATACTTCGGCAGCGGGATCTACTGCTTTTTATCAGCCACAGGGCAACGAAGAAGCGTTGTTTATGCACGCTTATGAGCATCAGTTGCCGGTATTGCTGAAAGGGCCTACAGGATGCGGAAAAACCCGTTTTATCAGCTATATGGCTGATAAACTTGGTCTGCCGCTACATACAGTCGCCTGTCATGATGACTTGAGCGCGTCTGATCTGGTTGGTCGTCATCTGATTGGTGATGGCGACACGATCTGGAGTGATGGCCCCCTGACCCGGGCGGTGCGTGAAGGCGGTATCTGTTATCTGGATGAAGTGGTCGAAGCCCGAAAAGATACCACAGTAGTGATTCACCCGCTGACGGATGACCGTCGGATTCTGCCGATTGACCGTACCGGAGAAGTGCTGGAAGCACCGGATAACTTCATGCTGATCGTGTCGTATAACCCTGGATATCAGAATGTGCTCAAAGGGATGAAGCCAAGCACCCGGCAACGTTTCCTTTCGATGAGTTTTGACTATTTACCCTCGGCTGAAGAGGCCGCCGTTATTGTCCATGAGACCGGGGTTGATCAGACTATTGCCGACCGTTTAGTAGCGCTTGCTAACAGTCTGCGTGAACTGAAAGATCAGGATCTTGAAGAAGGCGCGAGCACCCGCTTGCTGATGTATACCGCGACGCTGATTGCTGCCGGTTTTGAGCCATTACAGGCATGCCGTGCGGGAATGATTGAGCCTCTGACCGATGATGCACAAACCATTGTTGGCCTGATGGAGCTGGTACAGGCAACTTTCGGCACCGAGTGA